One Pygocentrus nattereri isolate fPygNat1 chromosome 12, fPygNat1.pri, whole genome shotgun sequence DNA window includes the following coding sequences:
- the LOC108415232 gene encoding fish-egg lectin-like has translation MERTAVVFVLLSFCFTSLALECRLVPGSLKQLDVGNGQVFGVNSNNQIYTLYSTSWIQVPGSLKHVSVGPAGVWGVDSNNYIYKLGGGDWVIVPDLNALFFSSRRAFRSGDVTPTTCAGSLNWEQISGGLSMIEVSTDGKVFGVSSIGEVYQRDGVSPSNPTGTGWRQVPSPQKIKHVSYDNGHLWLIGRDDRIMDCTE, from the exons ATGGAGAGAACAGCAGTCGTCTTCGTCCTCCTCAGCTTTTGCTTCACCTCTCTGG CTTTAGAGTGCAGGTTGGTTCCAGGCAgcctgaagcagcttgatgttggGAATGGTCAAGTGTTTGGGGTCAACTCCAATAATCAGATCTACACGCTGTACAGCACCAGCTGGATCCAGGTTCCTGGATCTCTGAAGCACGTCAGTGTGGGACCTGCTGGCGTCTGGGGAGTCGATTCCAACAATTACATCTACAAACTTGGGGGAGGAGATTGGGTTATTGTTCCAG ATCTAAATGccctcttcttttcttccaGAAGGGCCTTCAGATCTGGG GATGTGACTCCAACGACTTGTGCTGGCTCCTTAAACTGGGAGCAGATATCTGGAGGTCTTTCCATGATTGAGGTTTCCACGGATGGAAAAGTCTTCGGGGTCAGTTCGATTGGAGAGGTCTATCAGAG GGATGGTGTTTCACCAAGTAACCCTACTGGCACTGGGTGGCGCCAAGTACCATCTCCTCAGAAAATCAAGCATGTTTCTTACGATAACGGCCACCTGTGGCTCATCGGCAGAGATGACCGCATCATGGACTGCACCGAATGA